The following proteins come from a genomic window of Diadema setosum chromosome 20, eeDiaSeto1, whole genome shotgun sequence:
- the LOC140243572 gene encoding uncharacterized protein: MRGATRRKQNDLMHRQIKAFEATLQRVTERHDTGALYLMLTRVVPYNQTVNAVDEVHLQINKWYAERDGNNDDFTVSDRFMTFAQDIQYLKQMKSVFDERIYSVLFEFYYEMVMEEIPQAIRLVEKGGGAPSVRGSTLLVMSNIDNYAALQDSMPVKTLYDISKDCEKLFEIIHQLQQVDVSWGSLLHSGDVNTTLFDPDSLKDVIAFPNHKRFEAVLRLIPDLLRKIHRAVELSKNWWYQAERIRRRLRGQRIREKREPSITQDAEDVEPLADKQTTHVDSSQEEELPRKSRKPAKHPEVSRTPAPRQPRLASPSSSDDEYDENETPQHDPSPPATPELLLEGRDNSEEGDVPGQLTFPAVIETIDQRVKELSTSIALKQMDLVSDTNEVDFFTRRHQRIRRLRGNLSRTISATEAMHAELVGYRKMKQRLVEQLDETRDPMDRRRLREKLKLLEKRVKDIHELSEVIDYRHQIMSSDLRLELDIKETFTRHMNEVQGRVEDLKSAIQEEKEERDRLEHELTLLRVHTGLDLLNNVDALDGEAFTDPSALQPRTRANGLTRVERKRDRSVDGWIPDLLPQGRTSGQQGNGKLQEPRRGILRQPRSTKPQSFSDEEERDAARSRRARKAAGAERPTHSWDGKGTFTRETRESRDNGSNPVSHSKLRPQPSRSIEPNEQPRRPWQSVPYDTASDEDYDDDVESDDGYATNNGHTANVPRHNDADDARPLQQERNNMRRKQPSRDISQDSDPHDVTRSGRNGADKIPREVSRETRTQRQKKAPTRKNPKTLQLESERDDEPSRMSNHRQHPRMYDPKRESIDSVDTNRSPSTNADNPRGREFDGRQTRQSIKAPGQTDRKKPRSRQPDLLSPFYQPTNYSRRIP; this comes from the exons ATGCGAGGGGCGACGAGGAGAAAGCAGAACGACCTTATGCACCGCCAGATCAAGGCTTTCGAGGCCACGCTGCAACGTGTTACGGAGCGCCACGACACGGGTGCGCTCTACCTCATGCTCACCAGGGTAGTGCCTT ACAACCAGACAGTGAACGCTGTCGACGAAGTCCATCTTCAAATCAACAAGTGGTACGCCGAGCGGGATGGGAACAACGACGACTTCACCGTGTCGGACCGcttcatgacttttgcacagGACATCCAGTACCTGAAGCAGATGAAGAGCGTGTTCGACGAGCGCATCTACTCCGTGCTCTTTGAGTTCTACTACGAGATGGTGATGGAAGAGATCCCGCAGGCCATCCGGCTGGTGGAAAAGGGAGGTGGAGCGCCCTCTGTGCGGGGTTCCACCCTCTTGGTAATGTCCAATATCGACAATTACGCAGCCCTGCAGGATTCCATGCCGGTGAAGACACTTTACGACATCTCCAAGGACTGCGAGAAACTCTTCGAGATCATTCACCAGCTCCAGCAGGTCGATGTCAGCTGGGGGTCGCTGCTGCACTCGGGGGATGTCAACACCACTTTGTTCGACCCGGATTCGCTGAAAGACGTCATCGCTTTTCCGAATCACAAACGCTtcgaagctgttctgaggctCATCCCGGACTTGCTGCGCAAGATCCACAGGGCCGTGGAACTATCGAAGAATTGGTGGTATCAGGCGGAGCGGATCCGACGGCGACTGCGAGGTCAGAGGATCAGGGAGAAAAGGGAACCTTCGATCACACAGGACGCGGAGGACGTTGAGCCGCTTGCAGACAAGCAGACAACACACGTGGACAGTAGCCAAGAGGAAGAATTACCACGAAAATCCCGTAAGCCGGCGAAGCATCCGGAGGTTAGCAGAACTCCGGCTCCACGTCAGCCACGTCTTGCCTCGCCCTCATCAAGCGATGACGAATATGATGAGAACGAAACACCACAGCACGACCCTTCACCACCTGCGACTCCCGAACTACTGCTGGAGGGACGGGACAATTCGGAGGAAGGAGACGTTCCAGGGCAACTCACCTTCCCGGCTGTCATCGAAACCATCGATCAGCGCGTTAAGGAATTATCGACGTCCATCGCGCTTAAACAGATGGATCTCGTCAGCGACACCAACGAGGTCGATTTTTTCACGAGGCGTCATCAACGCATCCGTAGACTGCGGGGCAACCTCTCCCGGACAATCAGCGCAACGGAAGCGATGCACGCCGAGCTGGTCGGCTACAGAAAGATGAAACAACGGCTGGTCGAGCAGCTTGATGAAACGCGGGACCCCATGGACAGGAGACGATTGCGTGAGAAGCTGAAGCTCTTGGAGAAGAGAGTCAAGGATATTCACGAGCTGTCAGAAGTCATTGACTATCGACATCAAATTATGTCCAGCGACTTGCGACTAGAGTTGGATATAAAGGAAACATTCACAAG ACACATGAATGAGGTTCAGGGCCGTGTGGAAGACCTCAAGTCGGCCATccaggaggagaaggaggagcgGGATAGGCTGGAGCACGAACTCACCCTGCTCAGGGTGCACACCGGCTTGGACCTTCTGAACAATGTCGACGCACTCGACGGAGAGGCATTCACAGATCCTTCTGCTTTGCAACCCAGAACTCGCGCCAATGGGTTGACCAGGGTTGAGCGCAAACGTGATCGCAGCGTTGACGGTTGGATTCCAGATCTCCTGCCGCAGGGGAGAACTTCAGGGCAACAAGGGAACGGGAAGTTGCAAGAGCCTCGGCGGGGAATCTTGAGGCAGCCGCGATCGACGAAGCCGCAAAGCTTCTCGGATGAGGAGGAAAGAGATGCTGCTCGGAGCAGACGCGCGAGGAAGGCGGCAGGAGCTGAAAGACCGACGCACTCTTGGGATGGAAAGGGAACATTTACGAGGGAGACTAGGGAATCCAGAGACAATGGTAGCAACCCTGTCTCGCACTCCAAACTAAGGCCGCAACCATCGAGGTCAATTGAGCCAAACGAGCAACCCAGAAGACCATGGCAATCTGTGCCTTACGATACAGCGAGTGATGAGGACTACGATGATGACGTCGAGAGTGACGACGGTTATGCGACAAACAACGGTCACACAGCAAACGTGCCTCGCCATAATGATGCAGACGACGCCAGGCCGTTACAGCAGGAAAGGAATAACATGAGACGCAAGCAACCGTCAAGAGACATCAGCCAAGACAGCGATCCTCACGATGTGACGAGAAGCGGCAGGAATGGCGCCGACAAGATCCCCCGCGAGGTCTCCAGAGAGACGCGGACTCAGCGACAGAAGAAGGCTCCAACGCGAAAGAATCCCAAGACGTTGCAACTTGAGAGCGAGAGGGACGACGAGCCCTCTCGCATGTCGAACCACCGTCAGCACCCGAGGATGTACGATCCGAAGCGAGAGAGCATCGACAGCGTCGACACCAATCGGTCTCCGTCTACCAACGCCGACAATCCACG